One stretch of Segatella copri DNA includes these proteins:
- a CDS encoding glycosyl hydrolase: protein MNKKKRYTVMALSALLVASTMAHNDEAKPWTFWYWMYGAVSKAGIHADLVGMKNVGLGGTYLMPIRGVSERPEYQGEAAQLSPKFWEMVDYSFQQADSLGLDMGIHICDGFALAGNPSILPAESMQKVVWTDTIVGGGKKIEGMQMWQPESYKDGKLQPAGSEGGYYQDIAAFAIRCKEKPQLFKPEKIEYTEAVSTAKGYYLAAKPASITYSFHKPVTVRSMRVVPNGNNIQSQRLLVQASDDGINFRDIKQLVPPRQGWQNTMCDYTFSLPTTTARYFRFSWTPEGTEPGAEDLDAAKWKPLLKLENILLSNQPMINQYEGKSGAVWRIETDAAAKSETVAMADVLPLKLENGMVMGGMVNGNLMNKLPKGTWRLLRMGHTSTGQTNATAGTGKGLEVDKFSPAAVRKLFNSWYALFLNRPHSDVVKYLHIDSWECGSQNWGYQFAEEFKARRGYDLIPYLPIMAGVPMESASRYEQVLKDIRLTINDLVNEKFFKTFTDLAHEQDIEVSHESIAPTFPADGLQHYQYADNPMGEYWLNSPTHDKPNDMLDAVSGAHIYNKNIVQAEGFTEVRGVWNETPAMLKSMLDRNLALGMNKLFFHVTAHNPWMDRKPGMTLDGIGLFFQRDNTWYPEARGFVDYITLCQNYLQQGRPVVDIAVFTGEEIPSRSLTPDKLVPMLPGVFGAERVASEQKRMANVGIPMEESPVGVTHSANILDLKDWCNALHGYKYDSMNKDALLKWNFEYSPKGKLPGNQDYRILVVPQPANTLSAEVKAKIEELREEGIIIIDKPYQAKDFSQYGIEPDVVLPENMDYAHRCVLEATGRKDIYFLTNQEDKERQITATFRTRTSKIRQVVKLSLPAYGSAFVILSNKEDMQIISQIGHKLVEEEGAGFTENYPSVLAVADKWKVHFDDIRKDTTVSLPFDWSKSADEKVKYYSGHVTFTSSFEWDDSIPVSAEEKMEVPAEKTKAAPSTDGFIKIQLGKIGDVARVLVNGKQYGYAWTAPYEVYVPKRDLKNGSNEIQIVVANTWHNALQGAGEGKAPFKGIWTNAKYRTKSKALLPAGLFQPVVIRY from the coding sequence ATGAATAAGAAAAAACGATATACGGTGATGGCATTGTCGGCGCTTCTGGTAGCGTCGACAATGGCTCATAATGACGAGGCTAAGCCCTGGACCTTCTGGTACTGGATGTATGGCGCCGTCTCCAAGGCTGGTATTCATGCCGATCTGGTCGGTATGAAGAATGTTGGTTTGGGCGGTACCTATCTGATGCCGATCCGTGGTGTCAGCGAACGTCCGGAGTATCAGGGCGAGGCGGCACAGTTGTCACCTAAGTTTTGGGAGATGGTGGATTACTCTTTCCAGCAAGCCGACTCCCTGGGGCTTGACATGGGCATTCATATCTGCGATGGTTTCGCCCTGGCTGGCAATCCGTCTATCCTTCCTGCCGAATCGATGCAGAAGGTGGTATGGACCGATACCATTGTGGGTGGCGGCAAGAAGATAGAAGGCATGCAGATGTGGCAACCCGAAAGTTATAAGGACGGGAAGTTGCAGCCTGCCGGAAGCGAGGGTGGATATTATCAGGATATCGCTGCCTTTGCCATCCGATGCAAGGAGAAACCCCAACTCTTCAAACCGGAGAAGATAGAATATACCGAGGCTGTTTCTACCGCCAAGGGCTATTATCTGGCAGCGAAACCTGCCTCTATCACCTATTCGTTTCATAAACCCGTCACGGTGCGCAGTATGCGGGTGGTGCCTAACGGCAACAACATCCAGTCGCAGCGCCTCCTGGTGCAGGCTTCTGATGACGGCATCAACTTCAGAGATATCAAGCAGTTGGTGCCTCCCCGTCAGGGTTGGCAGAACACGATGTGTGATTATACCTTCAGTTTGCCGACTACCACCGCCCGCTATTTCCGATTCTCATGGACTCCGGAAGGTACAGAGCCGGGAGCAGAAGACCTGGATGCAGCCAAATGGAAACCGCTGCTGAAACTGGAGAATATCCTTTTGAGCAACCAGCCGATGATTAACCAGTATGAGGGAAAATCGGGTGCCGTATGGCGTATCGAAACCGATGCGGCAGCTAAGAGCGAGACCGTGGCGATGGCAGATGTGCTGCCTTTGAAACTGGAAAATGGAATGGTGATGGGGGGCATGGTGAACGGCAACCTGATGAATAAATTGCCTAAGGGCACCTGGCGCCTGTTGCGAATGGGACATACCTCAACAGGACAGACCAATGCGACAGCCGGAACCGGTAAGGGACTCGAAGTGGATAAGTTCTCACCGGCAGCCGTCAGGAAACTTTTCAATTCCTGGTATGCATTGTTCCTGAACCGTCCGCACAGCGATGTGGTGAAGTATCTGCACATCGACTCCTGGGAGTGTGGCAGTCAGAACTGGGGCTATCAGTTTGCCGAGGAGTTCAAGGCACGCCGCGGTTACGATCTCATCCCATACCTCCCGATTATGGCAGGTGTTCCGATGGAGTCGGCTTCCAGATACGAACAGGTACTGAAGGATATCCGTCTCACCATCAATGACCTGGTAAACGAGAAGTTCTTCAAGACCTTTACTGATCTGGCTCATGAACAGGATATAGAAGTATCTCATGAGAGTATTGCACCAACCTTCCCTGCCGATGGTCTGCAGCATTATCAGTATGCCGACAATCCAATGGGAGAATACTGGCTCAATTCGCCTACTCACGATAAACCCAACGACATGCTCGATGCCGTGAGCGGTGCACATATTTATAATAAGAACATCGTTCAGGCAGAGGGATTCACCGAGGTTCGTGGTGTATGGAATGAGACGCCAGCCATGCTCAAGTCGATGCTCGATCGCAATCTGGCGCTTGGCATGAACAAACTCTTCTTCCATGTAACTGCCCATAATCCTTGGATGGACCGCAAGCCTGGTATGACGCTTGATGGCATCGGTCTCTTCTTCCAGCGCGACAATACCTGGTATCCTGAGGCACGTGGTTTTGTGGATTACATCACCCTGTGTCAGAATTATCTGCAGCAGGGCAGACCGGTGGTAGACATCGCCGTGTTTACAGGCGAAGAGATTCCGAGCCGTTCGCTTACTCCGGATAAACTCGTTCCGATGCTTCCGGGTGTGTTTGGCGCAGAACGGGTGGCTAGTGAACAGAAACGTATGGCTAATGTGGGCATTCCGATGGAAGAATCGCCTGTGGGAGTAACTCATTCGGCGAATATTCTCGATCTGAAAGACTGGTGCAATGCCCTGCATGGCTACAAATATGATTCGATGAACAAGGATGCCTTGCTGAAATGGAATTTCGAATACAGTCCGAAGGGCAAGTTGCCAGGAAACCAGGACTACCGCATCCTGGTGGTTCCGCAGCCGGCAAATACCCTGTCTGCCGAGGTAAAGGCGAAGATAGAGGAGTTGCGCGAGGAAGGCATCATTATCATCGACAAGCCTTATCAGGCAAAGGACTTCTCTCAGTATGGCATCGAACCGGATGTCGTTCTGCCCGAGAATATGGATTATGCTCACCGCTGTGTGTTGGAGGCAACAGGCAGAAAGGACATCTATTTCCTGACCAACCAGGAGGATAAGGAACGCCAGATTACGGCAACCTTCCGTACCAGGACTTCCAAAATCCGCCAGGTTGTGAAATTGAGTCTGCCAGCTTATGGTTCCGCTTTCGTTATTCTCTCGAACAAGGAAGACATGCAGATTATCAGTCAGATAGGTCATAAACTGGTTGAAGAAGAAGGTGCAGGTTTTACAGAAAACTATCCTTCTGTGCTGGCTGTAGCCGATAAGTGGAAGGTTCATTTCGATGATATCCGCAAAGATACCACCGTATCGCTTCCTTTCGACTGGTCGAAGTCGGCAGATGAGAAGGTGAAGTACTACAGCGGTCACGTTACCTTTACTTCTTCTTTTGAATGGGACGATTCCATTCCTGTTTCTGCAGAAGAGAAAATGGAAGTTCCAGCCGAGAAAACGAAGGCGGCTCCTTCTACTGACGGATTCATCAAAATCCAGTTGGGCAAGATAGGTGATGTGGCACGTGTGCTGGTCAACGGCAAGCAATATGGTTATGCCTGGACAGCTCCTTACGAGGTGTATGTTCCGAAGCGCGACCTGAAGAATGGCAGCAACGAAATACAGATTGTTGTAGCCAATACCTGGCACAATGCGCTGCAGGGTGCTGGCGAGGGAAAGGCTCCGTTTAAGGGAATCTGGACCAATGCCAAATATCGCACCAAGAGCAAGGCGCTTCTGCCTGCCGGTCTCTTCCAGCCTGTAGTTATCAGATATTGA
- a CDS encoding transposase gives MTSEPLNQYTEICRDAIKSSSAKLSKTFESLLLEILLLYMTIQRKINFTQMERYGTHCEQTYRTNFNRGRAKCIDWVKFNLALCRRYLNMDGLLAIAIDPSYISKSGKKTPHIGTFWSGCASSMKHGLEIMGLALVDVHANSCMMLRAHQTPSTGELKMRNMTLVQHYIAVIKRYKKDLLKVTDIVVADAFFSIRPFVDGIKECGFHLVSRFRDTASLYYVYTGPRSNKPGRPKTLDGKINYKKLDLTRMAELHIEGLEGTAYTLIAYSKALKQKVRLVIWVMPNGKHKLFFSTKTSMSGEEVLRTYRSRFQIEFCFRDAKQYTGLTHCQARHKNQLDFSYNASFASQNVAKVMMKENELPYSMASFKEIMASTYIAKLIFNKCRRIPNRKLISHTIKELFGWQRKAA, from the coding sequence ATGACATCAGAACCACTCAACCAATATACGGAAATATGCAGAGATGCTATCAAAAGTTCATCTGCAAAGTTAAGCAAAACTTTCGAGAGTCTACTCTTGGAAATACTTTTATTGTACATGACGATACAAAGAAAGATAAATTTCACTCAAATGGAGCGTTACGGCACCCATTGTGAGCAGACCTACAGAACGAACTTCAACCGTGGTCGTGCTAAATGCATAGACTGGGTGAAGTTCAACCTTGCCCTATGCCGACGTTACTTGAATATGGATGGTCTATTGGCTATAGCCATCGATCCGAGCTACATCAGCAAGTCGGGTAAGAAGACTCCGCATATCGGTACTTTCTGGTCCGGTTGTGCAAGTTCCATGAAGCATGGGCTTGAAATCATGGGGCTTGCACTTGTCGATGTCCATGCCAACAGTTGCATGATGCTGCGCGCCCATCAGACTCCATCTACTGGAGAATTGAAAATGCGTAACATGACTCTCGTGCAACATTACATAGCGGTCATCAAGCGTTATAAGAAGGATTTGTTGAAGGTCACCGATATTGTTGTCGCTGACGCTTTCTTCTCTATCCGTCCGTTTGTGGACGGAATCAAAGAGTGCGGTTTCCATCTTGTCAGCCGCTTCAGGGATACTGCGAGCCTATATTATGTGTATACGGGACCTCGTTCCAATAAGCCTGGACGTCCCAAGACACTTGACGGAAAAATCAACTACAAGAAACTTGACCTCACACGTATGGCAGAGTTGCATATTGAAGGACTTGAAGGCACAGCCTACACACTCATAGCCTATTCAAAGGCATTGAAGCAGAAAGTGCGCCTTGTCATTTGGGTTATGCCGAACGGAAAACACAAGCTTTTCTTCTCAACAAAGACATCCATGTCGGGTGAGGAAGTGTTGCGCACATACCGCTCAAGATTCCAAATAGAGTTTTGTTTTCGCGATGCAAAGCAATATACTGGTCTTACGCATTGCCAAGCAAGACACAAGAACCAGTTGGACTTTTCCTATAATGCATCATTCGCATCACAGAATGTTGCGAAAGTGATGATGAAGGAAAATGAATTGCCGTATTCCATGGCTTCTTTCAAGGAGATTATGGCAAGCACATACATCGCTAAATTAATTTTCAACAAGTGTCGGAGAATACCGAACCGAAAGTTAATTAGTCATACTATCAAAGAACTCTTTGGCTGGCAACGTAAAGCTGCTTAG
- a CDS encoding sialate O-acetylesterase: MKNSKSMKKLLCSALLLAMTLAAQAEVKLPKIFGDNMVLQQQTECNLWGTADANKVVKVRASWNGKTYKTQADAQGKWAMKIETPQAGGPYELSLSDGKELKLHNILIGEVWICSGQSNMEMPMKGFKAQPVAGTPEELMLCKDQQLRLFTVQRNAQLHPVDTVAGDWKEADAASVREFSAAAYYYGKTLRQSLGVPVGLIVTSWGGSACEAWINGNLIKSDWLKAFPKLHTPWNEADVKKYQQRCPSALYNGMLHPLIGYTMKGVIWYQGEDNCNRYATYADQMQTLVNSWRKEWKQGIFPFYYCQIAPYDYSLIKWKNNSALLREKQMEAEKRISNCRMAVLLDAGLEYGIHPRKKKEVGERLALLSLANTYGQKGLPDFAVNKSVEFKGDTAVVSFDRSKEWVYFNNGPKSDNFEIAGEDQVFHKAQAWISRNKVYVKSEEVKKPVAVRYAFKNWVVGDLFHDGLPVSSFRTDDWEVK, translated from the coding sequence ATCAAAAATTCAAAATCTATGAAGAAACTGTTATGTTCTGCTCTGCTGCTTGCCATGACTCTGGCAGCGCAGGCAGAAGTGAAACTGCCAAAGATCTTTGGCGACAATATGGTATTGCAACAGCAGACGGAATGCAACCTCTGGGGTACTGCTGATGCCAACAAGGTGGTAAAAGTGCGTGCTTCCTGGAACGGCAAGACCTATAAGACTCAAGCCGATGCCCAGGGAAAATGGGCGATGAAGATAGAAACGCCTCAGGCTGGCGGTCCTTATGAACTGAGTCTGAGCGATGGAAAGGAACTGAAACTTCACAATATCCTGATTGGTGAGGTCTGGATCTGTTCGGGTCAGAGTAACATGGAGATGCCGATGAAGGGATTCAAGGCACAGCCTGTTGCGGGCACTCCTGAAGAACTGATGCTGTGTAAAGACCAGCAGTTGCGCCTCTTTACGGTTCAGCGCAATGCCCAGTTGCATCCTGTTGATACGGTGGCTGGCGACTGGAAGGAAGCTGATGCAGCAAGCGTTCGTGAGTTTAGTGCTGCTGCTTATTATTATGGTAAGACGTTGCGCCAATCGCTGGGTGTACCAGTAGGTCTGATTGTTACTTCCTGGGGCGGTAGTGCCTGTGAGGCATGGATCAACGGCAATCTCATCAAGAGCGATTGGCTCAAGGCATTCCCTAAACTTCATACACCTTGGAATGAGGCTGATGTGAAGAAATATCAGCAGCGCTGTCCTTCGGCTCTCTATAATGGTATGCTCCATCCGCTCATCGGTTACACCATGAAGGGTGTTATCTGGTATCAGGGTGAGGATAACTGCAATCGCTATGCTACTTATGCCGACCAGATGCAGACCTTGGTAAACAGTTGGCGCAAGGAATGGAAGCAGGGGATTTTTCCGTTCTATTATTGTCAGATTGCACCCTACGATTATAGTCTGATAAAATGGAAAAACAACAGTGCCCTGCTTCGTGAAAAGCAGATGGAGGCAGAGAAGCGCATCAGCAACTGCCGTATGGCTGTATTGCTTGATGCCGGTCTGGAGTATGGCATCCATCCACGTAAGAAGAAGGAGGTGGGCGAGCGTCTGGCTCTGCTTTCTCTAGCCAATACTTACGGTCAGAAGGGATTGCCTGATTTCGCTGTCAACAAGAGTGTTGAGTTCAAGGGCGATACCGCTGTAGTCAGCTTCGACCGCAGCAAGGAGTGGGTTTACTTCAACAATGGTCCTAAGAGCGACAACTTCGAGATTGCCGGCGAAGACCAGGTATTCCACAAGGCACAGGCTTGGATTTCACGCAACAAGGTTTATGTGAAGAGCGAGGAAGTGAAGAAACCTGTGGCTGTGCGCTATGCGTTCAAAAACTGGGTTGTGGGCGACCTCTTCCATGATGGCCTGCCTGTCAGCTCTTTCCGTACCGACGATTGGGAAGTGAAGTAA
- a CDS encoding glycoside hydrolase family 2 TIM barrel-domain containing protein gives MRYYILMAMMLLLGVGSAKASAYDDTSVAGLFPVSNQGREVWNFNPNWRFHLGDVQGAERAGYDDTDWEVVSTPHSVKLEPAEASGCRNYQGIAWYRKTFIVPGNRSEIYFEAIMGKQKIYVNGKLAKEHFGGYLPVIVNLKEQGLKKGDKCVVAVMADNSNDKSYPPGKPQYTLDFAYHGGIYRDVWLINKKEVSITNVIEADRRDAGIFVHFSDISEKQAKVFVDVDLQNVGGKARKVKVEQSLLDASGKVLKTISQNVLLAAGDAHQTVRQMFSVRNPHLWSPETPYLYSVVTRIKDGKQVLDGGKTKLGIRSFEFRGKEGFWLNGKKYRQFIGANRHQDFAYVGNALPNSQQWRDVLRLKNAGFNIIRTAHYPQDPSFMDACDELGIFIIVATPGWQYWNKDPQFAERVFQNTREIIRRDRNHPSVLMWEPILNETRYPKDFALKSLQLTKDEYPYPYRPVAVADWNSAGVKENYDVVYGWPDMDMSGISQCVFTREFGEYVDDWYAHNNLNRASRSWGEKPMLTQAYSLAKTTEEMHTPGQFIGGCQWHPFDHQRGYHPDPYWGGIYDAFRQKKTAYYMFESQRSDQPFVHIAHEMTQFSGADVTVFSNCDSVRLTTYQGAHTYTLPVLHPTAAAFNAPVVFKNAWDFWEAREYSYKKKSPQMVVMVAEGYKDGKVVCTDQRMPSRRSTKLRLYVDEMGKPLVADGSDFVVVVAEVTDDNGHVRRLAKENIRFTLEGEGEIIGDASINANPRAVEWGSAPILVRSTMKPGKIKIHAEVQFPGTHAPTPADLEIESVAYQGTMMMGTKTAKSATSSSVQNASSATSSSSHEFTPEQKAKMLKEVEDQQADFGINN, from the coding sequence ATGAGATATTACATATTGATGGCTATGATGCTTTTGCTGGGTGTAGGCTCGGCAAAGGCATCGGCTTACGATGATACATCGGTGGCGGGTTTGTTTCCTGTCAGCAACCAGGGACGCGAGGTGTGGAATTTCAATCCCAACTGGCGGTTCCATCTGGGTGATGTGCAGGGCGCAGAACGTGCCGGCTATGATGATACAGACTGGGAGGTAGTTTCTACCCCTCATAGTGTAAAACTGGAACCTGCTGAGGCTTCGGGTTGCCGCAACTATCAGGGTATAGCCTGGTATCGCAAAACCTTTATCGTGCCTGGCAATCGCTCTGAAATCTATTTTGAGGCGATAATGGGTAAGCAGAAGATTTATGTGAACGGCAAACTGGCTAAGGAGCACTTCGGCGGTTACCTGCCTGTTATCGTCAACCTGAAAGAGCAGGGACTGAAGAAGGGCGATAAGTGTGTGGTAGCTGTGATGGCTGACAACTCTAATGACAAGAGTTATCCTCCTGGCAAACCGCAGTATACACTCGACTTTGCTTATCATGGTGGTATCTATCGCGATGTATGGCTTATCAATAAGAAGGAGGTTTCTATCACCAACGTGATTGAAGCTGACCGCCGTGATGCCGGCATCTTCGTTCATTTCTCGGATATTTCAGAGAAGCAGGCGAAGGTGTTTGTTGATGTCGACTTGCAGAATGTGGGCGGAAAGGCACGCAAGGTGAAGGTGGAGCAGAGTCTGCTGGATGCTTCGGGCAAGGTGCTCAAGACCATTTCGCAGAATGTGCTCCTGGCAGCAGGCGATGCACATCAGACCGTCAGACAGATGTTCTCTGTCAGGAATCCGCATCTCTGGTCGCCGGAGACACCTTATTTATATAGTGTGGTTACCCGCATCAAGGACGGTAAGCAGGTATTGGACGGCGGAAAGACCAAGTTGGGTATCCGCAGTTTCGAGTTCCGAGGCAAGGAAGGTTTCTGGCTCAACGGCAAGAAATACCGCCAGTTTATCGGTGCCAACCGTCATCAGGATTTTGCCTATGTGGGCAATGCACTTCCCAACAGTCAGCAATGGAGAGATGTGCTCCGTCTGAAGAATGCCGGTTTCAACATCATCCGTACTGCCCACTATCCTCAGGACCCGTCGTTCATGGATGCCTGCGATGAACTCGGAATCTTCATCATCGTGGCTACACCGGGCTGGCAGTATTGGAACAAGGACCCTCAATTTGCTGAGCGTGTGTTCCAGAATACCCGTGAAATCATCCGTCGTGACCGCAACCATCCTTCGGTTCTGATGTGGGAGCCTATCCTGAATGAGACCCGCTATCCTAAGGATTTCGCCCTGAAGTCGCTGCAGTTGACCAAGGATGAGTATCCTTATCCATACCGTCCTGTGGCTGTTGCCGACTGGAATTCGGCAGGTGTCAAGGAAAATTATGATGTGGTTTACGGATGGCCGGATATGGATATGAGCGGCATCAGCCAGTGTGTCTTTACCCGAGAGTTTGGTGAGTATGTGGATGACTGGTATGCGCATAACAACCTGAACCGTGCCAGCCGCAGCTGGGGTGAGAAACCGATGCTGACCCAGGCTTATTCTCTGGCAAAGACAACAGAGGAGATGCACACACCGGGACAGTTTATCGGTGGTTGCCAATGGCATCCTTTCGATCATCAGCGCGGCTATCATCCAGATCCTTACTGGGGCGGTATCTATGATGCATTCCGACAGAAGAAGACTGCTTATTATATGTTTGAGTCACAGCGCAGCGACCAGCCATTTGTGCATATCGCTCACGAGATGACCCAGTTCAGCGGTGCCGATGTGACGGTATTCTCTAATTGTGACAGCGTTCGTCTTACCACCTATCAGGGTGCTCATACCTATACTTTGCCAGTTCTTCATCCTACGGCAGCCGCCTTTAATGCCCCTGTGGTATTCAAGAATGCCTGGGATTTTTGGGAGGCTCGCGAATACAGTTATAAGAAGAAATCTCCTCAGATGGTAGTGATGGTAGCAGAGGGATACAAGGATGGCAAGGTGGTTTGTACCGACCAGCGCATGCCTTCCCGCCGCAGCACCAAACTCCGTCTTTATGTTGATGAGATGGGCAAACCGCTGGTGGCTGATGGCAGCGACTTTGTGGTTGTGGTAGCCGAAGTGACCGATGATAACGGTCATGTTCGCCGTCTGGCTAAAGAGAATATCCGCTTTACCCTGGAGGGTGAGGGCGAAATCATTGGTGATGCCAGCATCAATGCCAATCCGAGAGCTGTAGAATGGGGTAGTGCTCCTATCCTGGTGCGCAGCACGATGAAGCCGGGCAAGATTAAGATTCATGCCGAGGTTCAGTTCCCGGGTACTCATGCTCCTACTCCTGCCGACCTGGAGATAGAGAGCGTAGCTTATCAGGGAACCATGATGATGGGTACAAAGACAGCCAAGTCTGCCACTTCATCATCTGTTCAGAATGCTTCTTCTGCCACTTCTTCTTCTTCTCATGAGTTTACACCCGAGCAGAAGGCAAAGATGCTGAAAGAGGTAGAAGACCAGCAGGCTGATTTCGGTATTAATAATTAA